One genomic window of Psychrobacter cibarius includes the following:
- the acnB gene encoding bifunctional aconitate hydratase 2/2-methylisocitrate dehydratase produces MLEAYRKHVEERAELGTVPLPLNEKQVAELVELLKNPPAGEDAFLMNLLENRIPAGVDQAAYVKAAFLAAILKGETSSPLISKQKAVQILGTMQGGYNVQPLVAALDDAEVAQDAAEALKKTLLVFDAFNDVTEKAEAGNAIAKEVVQSWADAEWFLNRDAVPAKTTYTTFKVTGETNTDDLSPAQDAWSRPDIPLHSLAMHKNSRDGITADEEGVVGPMKQIEALKEKGHPLAYVGDVVGTGSSRKSATNSVLWLMGDDIPNVPNKRGGGLVLGNNIAPIFFNTMEDSGALPIEKVAVDNLNMGDVFDIYPYEGKITKHDSDEVLSTFKLNSPTLLDEVRAGGRIPLIVGRGLTNRARAYMGLGHSDIFAKPEEPVDTGKGFTLAQKMVGKACGLEGVRPGMYCEPKMTTVGSQDTTGPMTRDELKDLACLGFQADLVMQSFCHTAAYPKPVDVETQHTLPDFIMNRGGVSLRPGDGIIHSWLNRMLLPDTVGTGGDSHTRFPMGISFPAGSGLVAFAAATGVMPLDMPESVRVRFVGERQAGITLRDLVHAIPYQAIKEGLLTVDKKGKINEFNGRILEIEGLEDLTAEQAFELSDASAERSAAGCTITLSEASVTEYLNSNITLLKWMISEGYGDARTISRRIEQMQEWLANPSLLRADADAEYAIDMTIDMSTIKEPILCCPNDPDDAKTLADVAGDTIDEVFIGSCMTNIGHFRAAGKLLQDVPAGSLKTRLWIAPPTKMDARQLMEEGYYNIYAQAGARTEMPGCSLCMGNQARIAPKSTAVSTSTRNFPNRLGQGANVYLASAELAAVAAVLGKLPTNEEYQQYAGMLDSMGEEVYQYMNFDRMDSYTEEADKINVAQLT; encoded by the coding sequence GTGTTAGAAGCTTATCGTAAACATGTCGAAGAACGTGCTGAGCTAGGAACGGTTCCGCTACCACTGAATGAAAAACAAGTAGCAGAGTTGGTTGAACTACTAAAGAATCCACCAGCAGGCGAAGATGCGTTCTTGATGAACCTGCTAGAAAACCGTATTCCTGCTGGCGTTGACCAAGCGGCTTACGTTAAAGCAGCGTTTTTAGCAGCGATCCTTAAGGGTGAAACCTCTTCACCACTTATTAGCAAGCAAAAAGCCGTTCAAATCCTAGGCACGATGCAAGGTGGCTACAACGTTCAACCATTGGTTGCTGCACTGGATGACGCGGAAGTGGCACAAGATGCTGCTGAAGCGTTGAAAAAGACATTACTGGTGTTTGACGCGTTCAATGACGTGACTGAAAAAGCAGAAGCGGGCAATGCTATCGCTAAAGAAGTGGTTCAATCTTGGGCTGACGCTGAATGGTTCTTGAACCGTGATGCTGTGCCAGCAAAGACGACTTACACGACGTTTAAAGTGACTGGCGAAACCAACACTGATGACTTGTCGCCTGCGCAAGATGCGTGGAGCCGTCCTGATATCCCATTGCATTCATTGGCTATGCACAAAAACTCTCGCGACGGCATCACGGCTGACGAAGAGGGCGTTGTCGGTCCAATGAAGCAAATCGAAGCGTTAAAAGAAAAAGGCCATCCACTCGCTTATGTTGGTGACGTGGTAGGTACAGGCTCTAGCCGTAAATCTGCGACCAACTCAGTATTGTGGCTCATGGGCGATGATATCCCTAACGTGCCAAACAAACGTGGCGGCGGTCTAGTACTTGGTAACAATATCGCTCCTATCTTCTTTAACACTATGGAAGATTCTGGCGCATTGCCAATCGAAAAAGTAGCCGTTGATAACCTAAACATGGGTGATGTATTTGACATCTATCCTTATGAAGGCAAAATCACTAAACATGATTCAGATGAAGTGTTGTCTACGTTCAAATTGAACTCACCAACATTGCTTGATGAAGTTCGTGCTGGCGGTCGTATTCCATTGATCGTTGGTCGTGGTTTGACCAATCGTGCTCGCGCATACATGGGTCTTGGACATTCAGATATCTTTGCTAAGCCAGAAGAGCCAGTTGATACGGGTAAAGGTTTTACCCTAGCGCAAAAAATGGTCGGTAAAGCTTGTGGTCTAGAGGGCGTACGTCCTGGTATGTACTGTGAGCCTAAAATGACGACTGTAGGATCGCAGGATACGACTGGTCCGATGACTCGTGATGAGCTAAAAGATTTGGCTTGCCTAGGTTTCCAAGCAGACTTAGTAATGCAGTCATTCTGTCACACTGCCGCTTATCCAAAACCAGTTGACGTTGAGACTCAGCACACACTACCTGACTTTATCATGAACCGTGGCGGCGTAAGCTTACGTCCAGGTGATGGTATCATTCATAGCTGGTTGAACCGTATGCTATTGCCAGATACCGTTGGTACTGGTGGTGACTCGCATACGCGTTTCCCAATGGGTATCTCGTTCCCAGCTGGTTCTGGTCTGGTAGCATTTGCCGCAGCGACTGGTGTTATGCCTCTAGATATGCCTGAATCTGTCCGTGTACGCTTCGTTGGCGAACGTCAGGCTGGTATCACGTTGCGTGACCTAGTACATGCGATTCCTTATCAAGCGATTAAAGAAGGTCTATTGACCGTTGATAAGAAAGGCAAAATCAACGAGTTTAATGGTCGTATCCTTGAGATCGAAGGTCTAGAAGACTTGACCGCTGAGCAAGCATTTGAGCTATCTGATGCCTCAGCTGAGCGTAGTGCTGCTGGTTGTACCATCACCTTGTCTGAAGCGTCAGTGACTGAGTACTTAAACTCAAACATTACCCTTCTAAAATGGATGATCTCAGAAGGCTATGGCGATGCGCGTACGATTAGCCGTCGTATCGAGCAGATGCAAGAATGGCTAGCAAACCCAAGCCTATTGCGTGCTGATGCTGATGCAGAATACGCCATCGATATGACTATCGATATGAGCACTATCAAAGAGCCTATCCTTTGCTGTCCAAACGATCCAGACGATGCAAAAACATTGGCTGATGTCGCTGGCGATACCATTGATGAAGTGTTTATTGGCTCATGTATGACCAACATCGGTCACTTCCGCGCTGCGGGCAAACTGCTACAAGACGTACCAGCAGGAAGCCTAAAGACTCGTCTATGGATTGCGCCACCAACTAAAATGGATGCGCGTCAATTGATGGAAGAAGGTTACTACAACATCTACGCTCAAGCCGGCGCTCGTACTGAGATGCCAGGTTGTTCACTATGTATGGGTAACCAAGCACGTATCGCACCGAAGTCTACGGCGGTATCGACGTCAACTCGTAACTTCCCGAACCGTTTGGGTCAAGGCGCTAACGTATACCTAGCTTCTGCAGAGCTTGCAGCCGTAGCAGCGGTACTTGGTAAGTTGCCAACCAACGAAGAATATCAGCAGTACGCTGGTATGCTTGATAGCATGGGCGAGGAAGTGTATCAGTACATGAACTTCGATCGTATGGATTCTTATACTGAAGAAGCCGACAAAATTAACGTTGCTCAGTTGACCTAA
- a CDS encoding carboxymuconolactone decarboxylase family protein, producing MENSHIKSNANYQNGLKVRTEVMGEAHVKRSLDSTTGFTQPLQDWIIEHAWGSTWQDDSVLPRKYRSLITIAFLIAQKSPTELKGHIRGAINNGASVAEIREVLMHSLPYCGAPATQEAFRAAIEILNELDIDIDI from the coding sequence ATGGAAAACAGCCATATAAAGAGCAACGCTAATTATCAAAACGGTCTGAAAGTTCGCACCGAAGTAATGGGTGAGGCACATGTCAAACGCTCGCTTGACAGCACGACTGGATTTACCCAACCATTACAAGACTGGATTATCGAACACGCTTGGGGCAGCACATGGCAAGATGACTCAGTATTGCCACGCAAATACCGCTCATTAATCACCATCGCTTTTTTAATTGCGCAAAAAAGCCCCACTGAGCTAAAAGGGCACATTCGAGGTGCCATCAATAATGGCGCAAGTGTCGCTGAGATTCGAGAAGTATTAATGCACAGCTTGCCTTATTGCGGGGCACCTGCTACTCAAGAAGCGTTTCGTGCTGCCATAGAAATCCTGAATGAGTTGGATATTGATATAGATATTTAA
- the lipA gene encoding lipoyl synthase yields MTTAVQTHVPAAKVKPKKAIQGEKLRGYDKVARIPIKVIPTIEAKKKPDWIRVKMSSPAEVARIKATLREQKLYTVCEEAACPNLPQCFADGTATFMIMGDICTRRCPFCDVGHGRPNELDADEPRHTAETILGLQLKYAVITSVDRDDLKDGGAMHFVEVLNESRALSPNCLIEILVPDFRGRMDIALDLLTETPPDVFNHNIETVPRLYKAFRPGSDYQHSLDLLKLYKERRPDIATKCGFMVGLGETEEEIYALLDDLKAHNVDMITVGQYLQPSKNHAPVDRYVHPDEFQRYMDYGKKIGFFNIWAGPMVRSSYFADRQYYGEDCPAPIRSKKALAAEGKLGC; encoded by the coding sequence ATGACAACTGCCGTACAAACACATGTGCCTGCTGCTAAGGTCAAACCTAAAAAAGCCATTCAAGGCGAAAAACTACGTGGCTATGATAAAGTTGCCCGTATCCCAATTAAAGTGATTCCGACCATCGAGGCCAAGAAAAAGCCAGATTGGATTCGAGTCAAGATGTCCTCGCCTGCTGAAGTGGCTCGTATCAAAGCCACCTTGCGCGAGCAAAAACTCTATACCGTCTGTGAGGAAGCGGCCTGCCCTAACCTGCCGCAGTGCTTCGCTGATGGTACGGCAACCTTTATGATTATGGGCGACATCTGTACCCGTCGCTGTCCGTTCTGTGACGTTGGTCATGGTCGTCCTAATGAGCTAGATGCAGATGAGCCGCGTCACACTGCCGAGACTATTTTAGGTTTGCAGCTTAAGTATGCGGTAATCACCTCTGTGGATCGTGACGATCTAAAAGATGGCGGCGCGATGCATTTCGTTGAAGTGCTCAATGAATCTCGCGCACTTAGCCCGAATTGCCTCATTGAAATATTGGTGCCTGATTTCCGTGGTCGTATGGATATCGCGCTAGACTTGTTAACTGAAACACCGCCAGATGTCTTTAACCATAACATCGAAACCGTGCCGCGCCTGTATAAAGCGTTCCGTCCAGGCTCTGACTACCAGCATTCGTTAGATTTGCTTAAGCTCTATAAAGAGCGTCGCCCTGATATCGCGACCAAGTGCGGTTTTATGGTTGGCCTTGGTGAGACTGAAGAAGAGATTTATGCATTGCTTGATGATTTAAAAGCGCACAATGTGGATATGATTACGGTTGGTCAGTATCTGCAACCTAGTAAAAACCACGCGCCTGTCGATCGTTATGTCCATCCAGACGAGTTCCAGCGTTATATGGATTATGGTAAAAAAATCGGCTTCTTTAACATTTGGGCAGGCCCAATGGTACGCTCAAGCTACTTTGCCGATCGTCAATATTACGGTGAAGACTGCCCTGCACCGATTCGTAGCAAAAAAGCATTGGCAGCAGAAGGCAAACTTGGCTGCTAA
- a CDS encoding TRAP transporter permease, which produces MNSQVMDHNNVTTMSDNHINNDLPIHSNTDADTQVDAELEAQAHNKAILEKYDRESITRHITQGPVKYFIAGLCILYSLFHLYITFNPMPALLQRSVHVGIGFALIFLIFPASKKSSRQRVAWYDWIWFALSLSGMAYLIYEYQDIVTSRGGMANQMDVIFSLITVVCVLEGSRRITGWILPILAGIFLAYPFVSHLDFMPDRLLTRPYDMGDIFGQLFLKTEGLYSVAIGASVTFIFLFILFGAFLARSGMGQLFNDLALAIAGHKKGGPAKVAVISSGFMGSINGSALSNVVSTGAFTIPLMKKVGYHEDFAGAVEASASVGGQILPPIMGASAFIMAETTGLPYSTIALAALLPAILYYLGVIAQVHFRAGRRDLKGIAKESLPAVKEVLKARGHMLLPIVFLIFLLIRNVPVGYAAAYTIGFTVVVSMLRKETRMGFSDILGALEDGARQSLAVMAACAVVGIIIGVVSLTSFGTVMTSSIVTLGAGSLFFTLILTMLASMVLGMGLPSIPAYIITATMAAPALAGFDIPILSAHMFVFYFGIFANITPPVCLAAFAGAGISGGDPMKTGFLSLKLALAGFIVPFMFIYSPAMLMIDPTGLAVTAKDFPLPPIIDIITVVLTSITGVLALSAALEGYFKSDMSPVTRVVLAIGALLLIYPGITTGLVGGVIVIAIAILNTRNSGEPTPTLTI; this is translated from the coding sequence ATGAACTCCCAAGTGATGGATCACAATAATGTGACAACGATGTCAGATAACCATATCAATAACGACTTGCCTATACATTCCAACACGGATGCTGATACTCAGGTTGACGCTGAACTTGAGGCGCAAGCCCACAATAAAGCCATATTAGAAAAGTATGATAGAGAATCCATCACAAGGCACATCACTCAAGGACCAGTGAAGTATTTTATCGCTGGACTTTGCATTTTATATTCACTGTTTCATTTATATATCACCTTTAATCCCATGCCAGCGCTGCTACAGCGCTCTGTACACGTGGGCATTGGTTTTGCCTTAATTTTCTTAATTTTCCCCGCAAGTAAAAAAAGCAGCCGTCAGCGCGTGGCATGGTATGACTGGATATGGTTTGCCCTGTCATTGTCTGGGATGGCTTATCTGATATATGAATATCAAGATATCGTGACCTCACGTGGCGGTATGGCCAATCAGATGGATGTAATATTTTCGCTGATTACGGTGGTCTGCGTATTAGAAGGCAGTCGTCGTATCACAGGTTGGATTTTACCGATATTGGCAGGGATATTTTTGGCGTATCCGTTTGTCAGCCACTTAGACTTTATGCCCGATAGGCTGCTGACGCGTCCTTATGACATGGGTGATATCTTTGGTCAATTATTCCTAAAAACCGAAGGCTTATACTCTGTTGCGATTGGTGCATCGGTCACTTTTATCTTTTTGTTTATTCTCTTTGGTGCGTTTTTAGCGCGCTCAGGGATGGGACAGCTATTTAATGATTTAGCATTGGCAATTGCGGGTCATAAAAAAGGTGGTCCGGCAAAAGTAGCGGTCATCTCCAGTGGCTTTATGGGTAGTATTAATGGCTCTGCTTTGTCAAACGTGGTCAGTACTGGTGCCTTTACCATTCCACTCATGAAAAAGGTTGGTTACCACGAAGATTTTGCGGGTGCCGTTGAGGCAAGTGCCTCTGTTGGCGGGCAAATATTACCGCCAATTATGGGCGCGAGTGCCTTTATCATGGCGGAGACAACAGGCTTGCCGTATAGCACAATTGCGTTGGCGGCCTTATTGCCAGCGATATTGTATTATCTGGGCGTCATTGCGCAGGTGCATTTTCGCGCTGGTCGTCGCGATCTAAAAGGTATCGCTAAAGAAAGCTTGCCAGCCGTGAAAGAAGTGTTAAAAGCCCGCGGTCATATGCTGCTACCGATTGTATTTTTGATTTTCTTATTAATCAGAAATGTGCCCGTTGGTTATGCAGCGGCTTATACCATTGGTTTTACTGTCGTGGTCAGTATGCTGCGCAAAGAAACTAGAATGGGTTTCTCTGATATTTTGGGGGCATTAGAAGATGGTGCACGCCAGTCGCTAGCAGTAATGGCTGCCTGTGCAGTTGTCGGTATTATCATCGGAGTCGTGAGTCTAACCAGCTTTGGAACGGTGATGACCTCATCAATTGTCACACTTGGTGCAGGGTCATTATTTTTCACGCTCATTTTGACCATGCTTGCCTCGATGGTATTGGGCATGGGACTGCCGTCTATTCCTGCCTATATTATTACGGCAACGATGGCAGCACCAGCATTAGCTGGTTTTGATATTCCAATTTTGTCGGCGCACATGTTTGTTTTCTACTTTGGTATTTTTGCCAATATTACACCGCCCGTGTGTCTAGCCGCCTTTGCTGGTGCGGGTATATCTGGTGGCGATCCGATGAAGACAGGATTTTTATCGCTCAAATTGGCACTCGCCGGATTTATCGTGCCGTTTATGTTTATCTATAGTCCAGCGATGTTAATGATTGATCCTACTGGGCTTGCGGTAACTGCTAAGGACTTCCCGCTACCACCTATTATCGATATTATCACGGTAGTATTGACGTCAATTACAGGTGTTCTCGCACTTAGTGCAGCATTAGAGGGTTATTTTAAAAGCGATATGAGCCCAGTAACACGCGTTGTTTTGGCAATCGGAGCTTTGCTATTAATCTATCCTGGAATAACGACTGGTCTAGTGGGTGGTGTGATCGTTATTGCTATCGCCATCCTTAATACTAGAAACAGTGGCGAGCCAACGCCAACTTTAACCATTTAA
- a CDS encoding DUF1850 domain-containing protein produces the protein MSKQLNKRLGLLIGVAGMAALVFFTLWHLFVHQPVVEVRVAGVDGANDKVCYFVEPNFQLRWIHSVEKQWWEEQYQRESDGLLLTTTYFEAFGAGTPSTEALAPIQKPGYLGYQINEKLSNLNWIVSRLTKGEIDYGNYQMLIHRWVPDYSEVTIMPTTYGFIDRFNKDLCHELPSDGSQ, from the coding sequence ATGAGCAAGCAGCTAAATAAGCGATTAGGGTTATTAATTGGCGTGGCAGGCATGGCCGCGCTGGTTTTTTTTACGCTATGGCATCTCTTTGTCCATCAGCCTGTGGTGGAAGTGCGTGTCGCAGGCGTTGATGGTGCTAATGATAAAGTTTGCTACTTTGTCGAGCCAAATTTTCAACTGCGTTGGATACACTCTGTAGAAAAACAATGGTGGGAGGAGCAGTACCAACGTGAGAGCGATGGCCTGCTGCTTACCACCACCTATTTTGAAGCCTTTGGCGCAGGGACACCCTCAACCGAAGCGCTTGCTCCCATACAAAAACCTGGCTATCTGGGTTACCAAATCAATGAAAAGCTCTCTAACCTAAATTGGATCGTATCTAGACTGACCAAAGGTGAGATTGACTATGGTAACTACCAGATGCTCATTCATCGCTGGGTGCCAGACTATTCTGAAGTAACGATCATGCCGACAACGTATGGTTTCATTGATAGATTTAACAAGGATTTGTGTCATGAACTCCCAAGTGATGGATCACAATAA
- a CDS encoding TAXI family TRAP transporter solute-binding subunit, protein MLNSLKSPLLLSAMLSATLGLTACSSPSSESTDSTATDSAATDTAADKLDTKFLTIATGGASGPYNIIGTSLSEVYVKTFGVNSKTQTTGASVENVNLLTQGKVDMVLALSDVVTDAIEGKNNFDKPITNIQQIAVLYPNVVQIVTTKKSGIKNIEDLRGKRIAVGDQGSGTEVNARTLLEGFGITYDDVTVDYLGFAEAADGMKAGKIEAAFFSSGLPNSSLMELEQGLDLQLITINQDKLKEIIATKPYFKTFEIPAGTYGNDAAIPTAAIMNALLVSSDLSEADGYKLTKALFDNLDGLKTAHQAANDISLATAREGMVAPIHPGAKKYYDEQAAK, encoded by the coding sequence ATGCTCAACTCTCTAAAATCCCCGTTACTTTTATCAGCAATGTTAAGCGCCACTTTAGGTCTGACGGCATGCTCATCACCAAGTTCAGAAAGTACTGACAGTACGGCAACAGATAGCGCTGCCACTGACACTGCCGCCGACAAGCTTGACACCAAGTTTCTTACCATCGCTACTGGCGGAGCATCTGGCCCTTATAACATCATCGGTACTTCATTATCAGAAGTCTATGTCAAAACCTTTGGGGTCAACTCAAAAACACAAACCACTGGCGCTTCAGTCGAAAACGTCAATCTATTGACTCAAGGAAAGGTTGATATGGTGTTGGCGCTTAGTGATGTGGTCACCGACGCGATCGAAGGCAAAAACAACTTTGATAAGCCGATAACCAACATACAACAGATTGCGGTCTTGTACCCTAATGTGGTGCAAATTGTCACCACCAAAAAATCTGGCATCAAAAATATTGAAGACCTACGTGGTAAGCGCATCGCTGTGGGCGATCAAGGCTCTGGCACAGAAGTAAATGCTCGGACGCTATTAGAAGGGTTTGGTATCACATATGATGATGTTACCGTTGACTATTTAGGCTTTGCGGAAGCAGCGGACGGTATGAAAGCGGGTAAAATTGAAGCGGCTTTCTTTAGTAGTGGTCTGCCAAACTCTTCATTGATGGAGCTGGAGCAGGGTTTAGATTTACAGTTGATCACTATCAATCAAGACAAGCTAAAAGAAATCATCGCGACTAAGCCTTACTTTAAGACCTTTGAGATTCCTGCTGGCACTTATGGCAATGACGCCGCGATTCCAACCGCAGCAATCATGAATGCTCTATTGGTTAGCTCTGATTTGTCTGAAGCAGATGGTTACAAGCTGACCAAAGCATTATTTGACAATTTAGACGGTCTAAAAACAGCGCACCAAGCGGCCAATGATATTAGCTTAGCAACCGCTCGTGAAGGTATGGTCGCACCTATCCATCCTGGCGCTAAAAAGTACTATGATGAGCAAGCAGCTAAATAA
- the mtnP gene encoding S-methyl-5'-thioadenosine phosphorylase encodes MTISSVEKSAAVSVSADIAIIGGSGLYQMQDLTNKRSVSISTPYGTPSDDIVLGELNGVTVAFLTRHGQGHKFTPSEVPYRANIYALKTLGVRYVISVSAVGSLRETLKPLDMVIPDQMIDMTKHRNSSFFGEGAVAHVAMADPLCPKVADILTRAYVQAQIAEGQCHAKATYVCIEGPQFSTRAESHWYRQMQADIIGMTNMPEAKLAREASMAYATLALVTDFDSWHPTEEAVSADYAIKNLIKNAENAQAVIKQAVALLAAEQPDSIAHTALAQALVTPVEAMSEETKTRLSALLP; translated from the coding sequence ATGACAATATCTAGTGTAGAAAAGTCAGCGGCAGTATCGGTATCCGCTGATATCGCCATCATTGGCGGTAGTGGTCTTTATCAGATGCAAGATTTAACCAATAAACGTAGTGTCAGCATATCGACGCCTTACGGTACGCCTTCTGACGATATTGTCTTAGGTGAATTAAATGGCGTGACGGTCGCCTTTCTAACTCGTCATGGTCAAGGTCACAAATTCACCCCTTCCGAAGTGCCTTATCGTGCCAATATTTATGCCCTCAAAACTTTGGGCGTACGCTACGTCATTTCGGTATCGGCAGTGGGGTCGCTAAGAGAAACGCTTAAGCCCTTAGATATGGTCATTCCCGATCAAATGATCGATATGACTAAGCATAGAAACAGCAGTTTTTTTGGGGAAGGTGCAGTGGCACACGTCGCGATGGCTGATCCTTTATGTCCTAAAGTTGCGGATATTCTAACGCGTGCTTATGTTCAGGCGCAGATAGCCGAAGGTCAATGTCATGCAAAAGCCACGTATGTCTGTATCGAAGGGCCACAGTTTTCCACTCGTGCAGAGTCACACTGGTATCGGCAGATGCAAGCGGACATCATCGGTATGACCAATATGCCAGAGGCTAAGCTTGCTCGTGAAGCGAGTATGGCTTACGCAACGCTAGCATTGGTCACAGATTTTGATAGTTGGCATCCTACCGAAGAAGCCGTTAGTGCAGACTATGCCATAAAAAACCTAATAAAAAATGCTGAAAACGCTCAAGCAGTGATTAAGCAGGCGGTCGCCCTACTAGCAGCAGAACAGCCTGACTCTATTGCCCATACAGCTTTAGCTCAAGCGTTAGTCACGCCTGTTGAGGCGATGAGTGAAGAGACTAAAACCAGACTTTCAGCATTACTGCCTTAA
- a CDS encoding TIGR04282 family arsenosugar biosynthesis glycosyltransferase: MNQNQQTCIILFAKFPAQGMAKTRLQPALGIEGAAQMAHKLLLHSVEQAVATGFTVELCVSPAPTHPCWQALNLPDSLQWSAQADGDLGLRMLTASQQALASFEHVILIGTDCPNLTTIRIRQAAQQLETQDSVMIPAFDGGYVLFGFKQVAARLFINIEWSTASVAKVTQQRLAELSWSVALLAPLPDIDEPEDLCYLPNGWLDGYKVIEN; this comes from the coding sequence ATGAATCAAAACCAACAAACTTGCATTATTCTCTTTGCCAAATTCCCCGCACAGGGCATGGCAAAAACGCGCTTGCAACCGGCGCTTGGTATTGAAGGTGCCGCGCAAATGGCGCATAAACTACTATTGCATAGTGTAGAACAAGCCGTCGCTACTGGCTTCACGGTTGAGCTATGTGTCAGTCCTGCGCCAACGCATCCATGCTGGCAAGCGCTTAATTTGCCTGACTCGCTGCAATGGTCAGCACAAGCAGATGGTGACTTGGGTCTGCGTATGTTAACCGCCAGTCAGCAAGCATTAGCAAGTTTCGAGCACGTTATTTTGATAGGTACGGACTGTCCTAATCTTACAACCATTCGTATTCGACAAGCTGCCCAGCAGTTAGAAACACAAGATAGCGTGATGATTCCCGCTTTTGATGGTGGTTATGTGCTGTTTGGTTTTAAGCAAGTTGCTGCTCGCTTATTTATCAATATCGAATGGAGTACGGCGAGCGTAGCAAAGGTTACTCAACAGCGCTTGGCAGAATTGAGCTGGTCTGTAGCGTTGTTAGCGCCTTTGCCTGATATCGATGAGCCTGAAGATTTGTGTTACTTGCCAAATGGCTGGCTTGATGGTTATAAAGTTATTGAGAATTGA
- a CDS encoding TIGR04283 family arsenosugar biosynthesis glycosyltransferase codes for MATVSIIIPVLNEADNLPLLFDNINKLNPNPQQVILVDGGSTDNSIAMIRSFINELMPDNDRKIDWQMTESKAGRALQMNTGAALATSDVLLFLHADTQLPMDAIESVSEAMKRAEWGRFDVQIDSRQPTLRLVSQMINWRSRLSGIATGDQAIFISQFLFERIGNYPNQALMEDVELCKQLKGKQLKGIAKPACLKSKVITSARRWQQHGTWRTIILMWHLRFDYWRGVSADNIKARYYK; via the coding sequence ATGGCAACGGTTTCTATCATTATTCCAGTACTCAATGAGGCAGATAATTTGCCTTTATTGTTTGATAATATCAACAAGCTAAATCCAAACCCGCAGCAAGTGATATTGGTCGATGGTGGTTCAACAGATAATTCTATTGCCATGATCCGAAGTTTTATTAATGAGTTAATGCCTGATAATGATCGTAAAATTGATTGGCAAATGACTGAGTCTAAAGCAGGGCGCGCGCTGCAAATGAATACAGGCGCAGCGTTAGCAACTAGCGATGTATTACTATTTTTGCACGCCGATACGCAATTGCCAATGGATGCTATAGAGAGTGTTTCTGAAGCGATGAAACGGGCAGAGTGGGGACGTTTTGATGTGCAAATAGATAGTCGTCAACCGACACTGCGATTGGTCAGTCAAATGATTAATTGGCGCTCACGGTTGAGCGGAATCGCGACAGGCGACCAAGCTATTTTTATTAGCCAGTTTTTATTTGAGCGAATTGGTAATTATCCTAACCAAGCCTTAATGGAAGATGTTGAGCTTTGCAAACAGCTAAAAGGTAAGCAGTTAAAGGGTATTGCTAAACCTGCTTGTTTAAAAAGTAAAGTCATCACATCAGCAAGACGTTGGCAACAACACGGCACTTGGCGGACGATTATTTTGATGTGGCATCTACGTTTTGATTATTGGCGCGGCGTATCAGCTGATAATATCAAAGCGCGTTATTATAAATAA